One part of the Corynebacterium aurimucosum ATCC 700975 genome encodes these proteins:
- a CDS encoding MFS transporter: MTDVHTKASAEALSTSAARRWTFFGVVSLGLLMIGLDNSILYTALPELSEQLHASSLQQLWIINAYALMLAGLLLGTGTLGDKIGHRRMFVIGLWVFGIASLAAALAPGAWELVAARAFLGLGASIMMPATLALIRLTFEDEIERNTAIGIWGSIAVVGAAAGPTVGGFLLEHFWWGSVFLVNVPIVIIALILTAFLAPPNVANPAKHWDFLSSLYALITLASLVLVIKSVASSHLNAMLIGGALAACLIGAVLFTRRQHKLEEPLLTFDIFRSPIFSGGVLAAAGAMFGMAGLEMTTTQKLQLVDLYSPLHAGLIISLIAIAALPMSALGGANLHRWGFLPIIAGGFLAMAAGIGCVVWGGTHEVFPAYLAGLFITGLGAGFVMSVSSTAIIGAAPASRSGMAAGVEEVSYEFGTLLSIAVTGSVLPMLYKAGLPEDIRDLGMDALHDPALAEAAGPAYADAYLATAAGLGVVMLIFAAVTGWCFRSNPTSGGADATH, translated from the coding sequence GTGACAGACGTTCACACGAAAGCCTCCGCAGAGGCCTTAAGCACCTCAGCAGCCCGCCGGTGGACCTTCTTTGGCGTAGTCTCCTTAGGCCTGCTCATGATCGGCCTGGACAACTCAATCCTCTACACCGCACTGCCGGAGCTCTCCGAGCAACTCCATGCGAGCTCTCTGCAGCAGCTGTGGATCATCAATGCTTATGCGCTCATGCTCGCCGGACTCCTGCTGGGCACCGGCACGTTAGGTGACAAGATCGGCCATCGCCGCATGTTCGTCATCGGTCTGTGGGTCTTCGGCATCGCCTCACTCGCCGCGGCACTTGCGCCCGGCGCGTGGGAGCTTGTCGCCGCCCGCGCCTTTTTGGGTCTCGGTGCCTCCATCATGATGCCCGCTACCCTGGCGCTGATTCGCCTGACCTTTGAGGATGAGATTGAGCGCAACACCGCCATCGGCATTTGGGGCTCCATCGCCGTCGTCGGCGCGGCCGCGGGCCCGACGGTGGGCGGCTTCTTGCTCGAGCACTTCTGGTGGGGATCGGTCTTTTTGGTCAACGTTCCCATCGTCATCATCGCGCTCATCCTCACCGCTTTCCTCGCCCCACCGAACGTGGCGAACCCGGCGAAGCACTGGGATTTCCTTTCTTCCCTCTACGCGCTCATCACGCTGGCGTCGCTGGTGCTCGTCATCAAATCAGTCGCCAGCTCCCACCTCAACGCCATGCTTATTGGCGGCGCGTTGGCCGCCTGCCTCATTGGTGCTGTCCTCTTCACTCGCCGCCAGCACAAACTGGAAGAGCCGCTTCTCACCTTCGATATCTTCCGCTCCCCCATCTTCAGTGGTGGCGTGTTGGCCGCAGCCGGCGCCATGTTTGGCATGGCCGGGCTGGAAATGACCACCACGCAGAAGCTGCAGTTGGTAGACCTCTACTCTCCGCTGCACGCTGGGCTCATCATTTCCCTCATCGCGATTGCAGCGCTGCCCATGTCTGCGCTGGGTGGGGCTAACCTGCACCGCTGGGGTTTCTTGCCCATCATTGCCGGCGGCTTCCTCGCCATGGCAGCAGGCATTGGCTGCGTGGTGTGGGGCGGCACGCACGAGGTCTTCCCCGCATACCTGGCTGGTCTGTTCATCACCGGTCTCGGCGCGGGTTTCGTGATGTCGGTGTCCTCCACCGCCATCATCGGCGCCGCGCCTGCCTCACGTTCCGGTATGGCCGCGGGTGTGGAGGAAGTTTCCTATGAATTCGGCACGCTGCTGTCCATTGCGGTCACCGGTTCGGTGCTGCCCATGCTCTATAAGGCCGGGCTGCCCGAGGACATCCGGGACTTAGGCATGGATGCACTCCACGACCCCGCGCTCGCGGAGGCTGCCGGCCCCGCGTACGCCGACGCATACCTAGCCACCGCCGCTGGACTCGGCGTCGTCATGCTTATTTTTGCCGCGGTCACCGGCTGGTGCTTCCGCAGCAACCCAACTTCAGGAGGTGCCGATGCCACGCATTAG
- a CDS encoding TetR/AcrR family transcriptional regulator has protein sequence MSKSGLIYHFPTRHELLIDCHKLCAERWEEELIGLSGGKTAEQLSPRQRYRATLESMGKNDPLIELLMSIHSQSHPDFQEVWKDVDRRWIPDPAGEDASVVLAMVIANGLWVHDHLTGRPLPPQRRRALIDVALGHLAE, from the coding sequence ATGAGTAAATCGGGACTCATCTACCACTTCCCCACCCGCCACGAGCTGCTCATTGACTGCCACAAGCTCTGCGCGGAGCGCTGGGAGGAAGAGCTCATCGGGCTCTCCGGTGGCAAGACGGCGGAGCAGTTGAGTCCTCGCCAGCGCTACCGCGCCACATTGGAGTCGATGGGCAAGAATGACCCTCTCATTGAATTGCTCATGTCCATCCACTCACAGTCCCATCCGGACTTCCAGGAGGTGTGGAAGGACGTCGATAGGCGCTGGATCCCCGACCCTGCTGGCGAGGATGCATCCGTGGTGCTCGCGATGGTGATTGCGAACGGCCTGTGGGTCCACGATCATCTCACCGGCCGTCCCCTGCCGCCGCAGAGGCGCCGCGCGCTTATCGACGTTGCCTTAGGCCACCTCGCCGAGTAA
- a CDS encoding pyruvate dehydrogenase produces MARNYATQLVETLEAQGVKRIYGLVGDSLNPIVDAVRQSSIEWVHVRNEEAAAFAAEADSLTTGNLAVCAASCGPGNTHLIQGLYDAHRNGAKVLALASHIPSRQIGSKFFQETHPEAIFQECSGYCEMVNSAEQGGVVLHHAIQSTMAGKGVSVLVIPGDVSTQEAEEDTFTSSVISSGRPVVYPDPAEAAALTQAINEAKTVALFVGAGVKNAREQVLALAEKIKAPIGHALGGKMYIQYDNPFDVGMSGLLGYGAAHEATHEADLLILLGTDFPYNDFLPDANVAQVDIDGSHIGRRTRIKYPVTGDVAATIENILPHVDEKKDRSFLDKMLKKHYDKLHHVVEAYTSGVEKHTPIHPEYIADLIDQQADEDAIFTVDTGMCNVWGARYITANGKREQIGSFRHGTMANALPMAIGAQAAHPGRQVITFSGDGGLSMLMGELLTVKLHNLPVKMFVFNNSSLGMVKLEMLVQGLPEHETDHEHVNYAKIAEGAGIKHFRIEDPKDAPRLIKEALAYDGPALIDVVTDPNALSLPPTLTFEQLLGFSKAATRTVFGGGVGQMLSMAKSNLRNIPRPQDF; encoded by the coding sequence ATGGCACGCAATTACGCCACGCAACTCGTAGAAACCTTGGAAGCCCAGGGGGTCAAGCGCATCTATGGCCTCGTTGGTGATTCCCTCAACCCCATCGTGGACGCGGTGCGGCAGTCCTCCATCGAATGGGTTCACGTACGTAACGAGGAAGCCGCGGCATTCGCCGCTGAGGCCGATTCCCTCACCACCGGTAACCTCGCCGTGTGCGCCGCCTCCTGCGGTCCGGGAAATACGCACCTTATTCAGGGGCTTTACGACGCCCACCGCAACGGCGCCAAGGTCCTCGCCCTGGCCAGCCACATTCCTTCCCGCCAGATCGGCTCGAAGTTCTTCCAGGAAACCCACCCGGAGGCCATCTTCCAGGAATGCTCCGGCTACTGCGAGATGGTCAACTCTGCTGAGCAGGGAGGCGTGGTCCTGCACCATGCCATCCAGAGCACCATGGCCGGCAAGGGCGTGTCCGTCCTCGTCATCCCGGGCGATGTCTCCACTCAAGAGGCAGAAGAGGACACCTTCACCTCCTCCGTTATTTCCTCCGGCCGTCCGGTTGTCTACCCGGACCCGGCCGAGGCCGCCGCGCTGACCCAGGCCATTAATGAGGCCAAGACCGTCGCCCTCTTCGTCGGTGCTGGTGTTAAGAATGCCCGTGAGCAGGTCCTTGCGCTGGCCGAGAAAATCAAGGCTCCCATCGGCCACGCCCTGGGCGGCAAGATGTACATCCAGTACGACAACCCCTTCGACGTCGGCATGTCCGGTCTGCTCGGCTACGGCGCAGCCCACGAGGCCACCCACGAGGCGGACCTGCTCATCCTGCTGGGCACGGACTTCCCCTATAACGACTTCCTGCCGGATGCCAACGTGGCCCAGGTTGATATCGATGGCTCCCACATCGGTCGCCGCACCCGCATTAAGTACCCGGTGACGGGTGATGTCGCCGCCACCATCGAGAACATCCTGCCGCACGTCGATGAGAAGAAGGACCGCTCCTTCCTCGATAAGATGCTCAAGAAGCACTACGACAAGCTGCATCACGTCGTTGAGGCCTACACCTCCGGCGTCGAGAAGCACACCCCGATCCACCCGGAGTACATTGCGGATCTCATTGACCAGCAGGCCGATGAGGACGCTATCTTTACCGTCGATACCGGCATGTGCAATGTCTGGGGTGCTCGCTACATCACCGCCAACGGCAAGCGCGAGCAGATCGGTTCCTTCCGCCACGGCACGATGGCCAATGCTTTGCCGATGGCCATCGGCGCACAGGCAGCGCACCCGGGCCGCCAGGTCATTACCTTCTCCGGCGACGGCGGGTTGTCCATGCTCATGGGCGAGCTGCTTACGGTGAAGCTGCACAACCTTCCGGTGAAGATGTTCGTGTTCAACAACTCTTCCCTCGGCATGGTCAAGCTGGAGATGCTGGTCCAGGGCCTGCCGGAGCATGAGACCGACCACGAGCACGTGAACTACGCCAAGATCGCGGAGGGCGCAGGCATCAAGCACTTCCGCATCGAGGATCCGAAGGACGCACCGCGCCTGATCAAGGAGGCCTTGGCCTACGACGGGCCTGCGCTTATCGACGTCGTCACGGACCCCAACGCCCTCTCCCTGCCGCCGACGCTGACCTTCGAGCAGCTGCTCGGCTTCTCCAAGGCAGCAACCCGCACCGTCTTCGGTGGTGGCGTGGGCCAGATGCTCTCCATGGCGAAGTCCAACCTACGCAACATTCCGCGCCCGCAGGACTTTTAA
- the thrE gene encoding threonine/serine exporter ThrE → MSVLSSLRQRLLYRSAPVATIDAAKAAPPPSPLAPVDLTDPAQVTGVMEIAARVGEILIAAGSANTDVQAQIHLVASSYGLHYCHVSILMNTITIHTSIGTGPDRHNLHVFRVAPSIAVDFTKLSAVDRLIRSIHSGATPPAMAEKILDDIDAMKNPYSKTTIVSAWGAMGGFIAVMLGGDLLVGVVTFLISALIMGTNMFLADYRLPPFYQNLVGGLLAVVPAAILYNIFAGFGIQILPSQIIGSDIIVLVAGLTLVQCLVDGITRAPVTSSAKFFEALMSTGAIIAGVGLGIQVASWLGFSLPPLATLAPPVYHQIPLLVLCGGIGSAAFALALGASWSEVTISGLTAAAGMVFYYFLVALLGVGAVVASGISAVAVGLAGGLLSRRYMMPPLITMIVGYTPMLPGLTLYRGMYAMLNEQLITGLTNLASALAIAGALAAGVVFGERVARRLRRPQYFRPYNSIKRLGTFSFSRATRLAQRALIPRVPLSPFAPRHNLPAPPPQYGPKPPTPAQQARFQQGDAVTDMWPVTTQFPAQRPTYTVPGKDDPSAPTNSQ, encoded by the coding sequence GTGTCTGTTCTTTCTTCCTTGCGCCAGCGTCTGCTGTACCGGTCGGCCCCCGTCGCCACCATCGACGCCGCAAAGGCCGCACCACCGCCCTCCCCTCTCGCCCCTGTCGATCTCACCGATCCGGCCCAGGTCACCGGCGTCATGGAGATCGCCGCGCGTGTTGGTGAAATCCTCATTGCGGCGGGCTCAGCCAATACCGACGTGCAGGCGCAGATTCACCTCGTCGCATCCTCCTACGGCCTGCACTACTGCCACGTGTCGATTCTGATGAACACCATCACTATCCACACCTCCATCGGCACCGGGCCGGATAGGCACAACCTCCACGTCTTCCGCGTGGCGCCGAGCATCGCCGTGGACTTCACCAAGCTCTCCGCCGTCGACCGGCTGATCCGCTCCATCCACTCCGGTGCCACCCCGCCGGCGATGGCGGAGAAAATCCTGGATGACATCGATGCCATGAAGAATCCCTATTCCAAGACCACCATCGTCAGCGCATGGGGTGCCATGGGTGGATTCATCGCCGTGATGCTGGGCGGCGACCTTCTCGTCGGTGTTGTCACCTTCCTCATTTCGGCACTCATTATGGGCACGAACATGTTCCTGGCGGACTATCGCTTGCCGCCCTTTTATCAGAACCTCGTCGGCGGCCTACTCGCCGTTGTCCCCGCGGCCATCCTCTACAACATCTTCGCGGGATTTGGCATCCAGATTCTGCCTTCCCAAATCATCGGTTCCGACATCATCGTGCTGGTGGCGGGCCTGACCTTGGTGCAGTGTTTGGTGGACGGCATCACCCGCGCGCCCGTGACCTCATCCGCCAAGTTCTTTGAGGCTTTGATGTCCACCGGCGCTATCATCGCCGGCGTGGGCCTGGGTATCCAGGTGGCGTCGTGGTTGGGTTTCAGCCTGCCACCGCTGGCGACACTCGCCCCGCCCGTCTATCACCAGATCCCGCTTCTGGTGCTGTGCGGTGGAATCGGTTCGGCTGCCTTCGCACTAGCACTGGGAGCCTCGTGGTCCGAGGTCACCATCTCCGGGCTCACCGCAGCCGCCGGTATGGTTTTCTACTATTTCCTCGTCGCCTTATTGGGCGTCGGAGCTGTCGTCGCCTCCGGCATTTCGGCCGTGGCGGTCGGCCTCGCCGGTGGTCTCCTCTCCCGCCGCTACATGATGCCGCCGCTCATCACCATGATCGTGGGCTATACCCCCATGCTGCCGGGTCTGACTTTGTACCGCGGCATGTACGCCATGCTCAACGAACAGCTCATTACCGGCCTGACCAACCTGGCCAGCGCCCTCGCCATTGCCGGTGCACTAGCCGCTGGCGTGGTCTTCGGCGAGCGAGTGGCCCGCCGCCTGCGCCGCCCACAGTACTTCCGGCCTTATAACTCGATCAAGCGCCTGGGCACGTTCTCCTTCTCGCGCGCTACCCGCTTGGCCCAGCGCGCCCTCATTCCGCGCGTCCCCCTATCGCCCTTCGCTCCGCGTCACAACCTGCCGGCCCCACCGCC
- a CDS encoding IS3 family transposase (programmed frameshift) — MPRYSEQFKRDAVALYENNEDLSLHTAAAELGVNRSSLYSWLKQYGTGKRARTKTMRDKTQATTDSERIRQLEKENAKLREERDILRKAAKYFAGRDTLVIRFQFVDDHRTEYSVKRMCHVLKLNRSSFYKWVNTRQERRLKTCSDALIGARIKTIFDDEHGLYGAKRIAASLNDDTGFPPINHKKVARIMKSMGLKGFTKRRRCITTRRKPGRRVMPDLIGRKFTADRPNHVYVGDITYLPCKGGKNMYLATVIDVYSRKLVGHALADHMRVSLVIEALSHARKVRGSLKGAIFHSDHGSVYTSQAFREHCAVLGVRQSMGAVGTSADNALAESFNATLKREVLRDRKVFDNPIICRQEVFRWCMRYNTRRRHSWCNLLAPDDFEELTSATLTQAA, encoded by the exons ATGCCTAGGTACTCCGAACAGTTCAAACGTGATGCTGTGGCCCTCTACGAAAACAATGAGGACCTCTCACTTCACACGGCTGCAGCAGAGCTTGGAGTCAATCGTTCCTCACTTTATTCCTGGCTTAAGCAGTACGGCACCGGAAAGCGTGCCCGCACGAAGACCATGCGTGACAAGACTCAGGCGACAACCGATTCTGAGCGGATCCGCCAGCTAGAAAAAGAAAACGCAAAGCTGCGCGAAGAACGCGACATCCTGCGCAAGGCCGCGAAATATTTTGCCG GAAGAGACACGCTGGTAATCCGCTTCCAGTTTGTCGATGACCACCGAACCGAATACTCGGTCAAGCGGATGTGCCACGTGTTAAAGCTCAATCGCTCCTCGTTCTACAAATGGGTCAACACCCGCCAAGAACGCAGGTTAAAGACGTGTTCCGATGCCCTTATTGGTGCGAGAATCAAGACCATCTTCGATGATGAGCACGGGCTTTATGGTGCTAAACGCATTGCTGCAAGCCTCAACGACGATACGGGCTTTCCTCCGATCAATCACAAGAAGGTCGCACGCATCATGAAATCCATGGGGCTGAAAGGCTTTACTAAACGGCGTCGATGCATCACCACCAGGCGCAAGCCTGGCCGTCGAGTCATGCCAGATTTAATAGGCCGCAAATTCACAGCTGACAGGCCAAACCACGTCTACGTAGGCGATATCACCTACCTGCCGTGTAAGGGCGGCAAGAACATGTACCTAGCCACGGTCATTGACGTTTACTCACGCAAGCTCGTCGGCCATGCACTCGCTGACCACATGCGGGTATCGCTGGTTATCGAAGCTTTATCTCATGCCAGAAAAGTCCGCGGAAGCCTTAAAGGGGCAATTTTCCATTCCGATCACGGCAGTGTGTACACCTCACAGGCATTTAGAGAGCACTGCGCTGTACTTGGTGTTCGCCAATCCATGGGAGCAGTGGGAACGAGTGCCGATAATGCCCTGGCAGAATCATTTAACGCCACCCTAAAGCGTGAAGTTCTGCGTGATCGGAAAGTCTTTGACAATCCCATCATCTGCCGCCAAGAAGTCTTCCGATGGTGCATGCGCTACAACACGCGCAGACGACACTCCTGGTGCAACCTTCTAGCCCCCGATGACTTCGAAGAACTCACATCAGCTACACTGACCCAAGCAGCATAG